The window TACGATATTGATATACTTACACAATGTTATAGCAAACTTTCAGAAGATAATGATGTTAAGGATATACACTTATTTGCGAAAAGATATGTAGATATAAAAACGGTGTAAATATAACAATCAAATAAAAGGTACGCAATCGTCTTTTTAGATAATTGTGTACCTTTTTATGTAGTAGATTTTTACAGATTAGCCACACATTTTCACGCATGTATAAATCCGCTTGAACAAAATATACTAATAATATCAAATAATCAAAAGAAAGGATGAATTTAGATGAACGAATACCCACTTTTACTCACACGTCAACAAGCTTCAAAATTCTTGGGAATTGACCCTAAGTCATTCGATCAATATATTCGACGTCACCCTGATTTCCCTTGTTTTATGGTAGGAAAACAGGAACGATACCTTAAATCAAAATTAATCGAATTTATTGAAAACAACTGTGTAAAATAACACTTAAAAAGATTGATAAGAATGATAGCTCTCATACGTTATATGAGTCATCTATCTGCTTTATCAATCTTTTTTTATTGAAGGAAGGATGAAAAGAAATGGCAACTATTATAAAAAGAGGTAACGCTTATCGCGCAACCGTTTCGCTTTATAAGAAAGGGGAATATAAAAGAGAGACAAAATCATTTAAAAATAAAAAAGATGCTGAACTGTGGGCACTTGAAATGGAGCTCGAAAAAGGACGGGGAAAAAACTTAGCAGAACGCTCAACATTATTTCCAGATTTCTACCGAAACTGGGTCAATACGATTAAGAAAAATGATGTTAGAGAAGCAACCTATATCAACTATATGCGTACAATCACAGTAGTTGAATCCCTATTTCAAGGTATTCAGTTAAAACACTTAGATGATATCGTTATGCAAAAAAAAATTGATCGTTATGCTGAAACACATTCAAAAAAAACGACAAAAGAATTAGTACTCAAAATACGTGGCTCATTAAAGTATGCCTATGCTAGAGGTTTAATTACCAATGATTTTGGTCATCTATTAAAAGCTCGTGGACAAGAACAACCAAAAAGGAATGTTGCTTTATCTATTACAGAATTTAAAAAGCTTAGACAATATTGTTTAAATCATCAAGAGGCGGAATTTAATGTGTTAGTTTTACTTGCATTAGAAACAGGTGCACGCCGCGGGGAACTGTTAGGGATTACTAAAGAAGATATTTATGAGTATGGTATCAAAATAAGACACTCAATTAGCCCAACCAATAACGATACACAATTAAAGACGAAACATTCTAAACGTGATATTTCAATCAATCAAGATGTCTATCATGCTCTTATAAAGCTGGCTGATAATAAATCTGATTATATTTTTGATTGGAATGGTTTCAGACAAGCTTCACAGCTACAACAATTATTAAGGAAATTGAATATTAAAAAGACGACTTTTCACGGACTGCGTGACACACACGCATCGTTCTTATTCTCAAAAGATATTAGCATAGATTATATTTCAAGACGGTTAGGTCACAACTCTATTTTGACAACACAAAACTACTATCTAGAATTAATGCCAGAAAAAAAGCACCAGCAAGATGCTGATGCTTTAGAGCTCTTAAACGATTTATCTTTATGATTAACACCAACTGACACCAAAAAGTGCCAGTAAACGTTGATACAATAAGGAATTGATTAACGTTTTGAGAA is drawn from Vagococcus xieshaowenii and contains these coding sequences:
- a CDS encoding helix-turn-helix domain-containing protein → MNEYPLLLTRQQASKFLGIDPKSFDQYIRRHPDFPCFMVGKQERYLKSKLIEFIENNCVK
- a CDS encoding site-specific integrase, translated to MATIIKRGNAYRATVSLYKKGEYKRETKSFKNKKDAELWALEMELEKGRGKNLAERSTLFPDFYRNWVNTIKKNDVREATYINYMRTITVVESLFQGIQLKHLDDIVMQKKIDRYAETHSKKTTKELVLKIRGSLKYAYARGLITNDFGHLLKARGQEQPKRNVALSITEFKKLRQYCLNHQEAEFNVLVLLALETGARRGELLGITKEDIYEYGIKIRHSISPTNNDTQLKTKHSKRDISINQDVYHALIKLADNKSDYIFDWNGFRQASQLQQLLRKLNIKKTTFHGLRDTHASFLFSKDISIDYISRRLGHNSILTTQNYYLELMPEKKHQQDADALELLNDLSL